The following DNA comes from Triticum aestivum cultivar Chinese Spring chromosome 3D, IWGSC CS RefSeq v2.1, whole genome shotgun sequence.
TTAACGCGCGTGCAGGCTACGGCGAGATGGTGACGTGCTCCAAGTCGCTCAACGCGGACCTGTTCGATGCGGCGCTGGGCGGGCTGGGCCAGTTCGGCGTGATCGTGCGCGCCCGGATCGCGCTCGAGCCGGCGCCGACGCGGGCGCGGTGGGCGCGGCTCGTCTACACCGACTTCGCCGCCTTCTCCGCCGACCAGGAGCGGCTCGCCGCGCCCGGGCCCGACGGCGCGTTCGGGCCGATGAGCTACCTCGAGGGCGCGGTCTACGTGAACCACAGCCTGGCCGCCGGGCTGAAGAACTCGGGCGGGTTCTTCACCGACGCCGACGTCGCCAGGATCGTGGCCGTCGCCGCGGCGAGGAACGCCACCACCGTGTACGTCATCGAGACGACGCTCAACTACGACAGCGCCACGGCCGCGTCCGTGGACCAGGAGCTCAGCTCGGTGCTGGCGACGCTGAGGCACGAGGAGGGGCTCGCGTTCGTGCGGGACGCGTCGTACCTGGAGTTCCTGGACCGGGTGcacggcgaggaggtggcgctggACAAGATCGGGCTGTGGCGTGTCCCGCACCCTTGGCTCATCGTGCTCGTGCCCCGCTCCCGCATCGCCGACTTCGACCGCGGCGTCTTCAAGGGCATCCTCCAGGGCACCGACATCGCCGGGCCTCTCGTCGTCTACCCGCTCAACAAATCCAAGTACGTACGCGTCCATcgtacatgcatgcatgcgatcCTGCATGGTATATATCACGCACTTAACTGACACTGGCTCGGTCGTCGTTTCAGGTGGGACGACGGCATGTCGGCGGTGACGCCGGCGGAGGAGGTGTTCTACGCAGTGTCGCTGCTCTTCTCGTCGGTGGCCAACGACCTGAAGCGGCTGGAGGCGCAGAACCAGAAGATACTGCGGTTCTGCGACCTCGCCGGGATAGGGTACAAGGAGTACCTGGGACACTACACGGCCCACGGTGACTGGGTCCGCCACTTCGGCAGCAAGTGGCAGCGCTTCGTGGAGATGAAGGACAAGTACGACCCCAAGAGGCTGCTCTCCCCTGGCCAAGACATCTTCAACCTACTCCTTTGAGTAGATGCAATTTAGTTGTTACTACTTGTGGATTAACGTGTGGACAGTAACACAGCAGTTTAACTTTAATTTCCCGTTTTTACTCATGCAATAGCAAATTTGATAGTAGGTTGTACGCTAATAATATGCTCTGTCGAGCTTTAATCTCCACATGTACCCGTTATTAATAGTACTACTGTAAGCAAAAGTGTGAACAAAGCTCCAACAATGTACACTTTGCCAGATAAATGTTTCATTTGAGCTCAGAAGAGGACTTTGGCATGTCTTGTTCCTTTATTTGTTTGAGCTCTTTTATATGATTGCTCCAACTGACCTCCTAGGGGGTAAGGGGAGTGTTTAGTCTGAGCTATCCATGACTGATCAAGGGTTTTGGCTAAATGAGCATCCACTTTCACTGGAAAAAAAAGAGCGTCCACTTAAGGCAAGTTATTTCAATGTGTTAAAAACGGAAGGATTTTAGTTGACTTAATTGTCATTTTCTACTACAgtttttgctaaagcacatctaaatgtgccataagtattgcacatctaagtcttaTATCATTGATCTTACACGAAGATTCGTgtgaatatttttcttttcttttcctttttctttctatgCTTGCTTGTGTCACTTGGATGTGCAATAGCTGAGGCACATCTAGATGTACCCTAGACAAACCCTttctatactccctccgttccataatgtagtgcatatagttTTTTTTCTAAAAGTCGAACATTATAAATTTTGACCGTTTATAGAGAAAAATAGGTACATCTAGAATACCTAATGCACATCATTGGATACATCATGAGTTATGTTTTCATAATGTACGTGTCTGGTAGTGTAGATGTAGAcatttttctctataaacttgatcaaagttggcacattttgacttaaaaaaaatctatatgcactatatTGTGGAATGGAAGGAGTAATATATTAGAGACCTTCCATATATGATGGTATAACACCATCGCACTTTATTTCATACCATGAACGGATCGTAGCAGCTAGAAGtatctttgtgttttttgttgtgCAGCCTCCAAAGCTAAAGAGAGAAGCTAAGATATCGTGTTTGATAATGTTTGTAGTCTCATATGACATCCATCCAGACCAGGAATTCATACTCAAAGCATCTCATGTTCGAACACATCATATTTGTGATGAATTGTGTACATGACTTCTAGCACGTCCATGTGACATGTCTACCCCGTCAAGCTCACTACTCAAAGTCAAACACGAAAAGTAGATACATGAAAAGAAATTCTACATATTCTGATGTGTCCTATCCATAGCAAACTAGtatttttgaaaattcacaaattttatGAATGTTTTACTAATGACATGTGAACTACTTTGAactaccaatataaaaagacccaaaggggcagatccaattaatctcggccatcaaatcatgtcaatccaacgacctagactgcttcaatgtcgagcgctcatcacatttagcgtgcagttaatttcatgccaaatatactgctaatcacataataacacgtgAATAATaccctacttaatatccgcatgcacttaatatatacttccaaattaatgtgcattgcacgtacacattgactagtataGTCTAGGAGCACATATTCATGCATGGGGTTGGTAGCAACGAATAAAAGATCATAACAGAATTGGTTTCCCTTAATTACCCTCTCTTATTTTCTCACTCGTCGCCATCATCCTTAATGACGTAATGTATTGTTCCACAATGGGGAGTCGATATTAACCTTAACGGTCGTTGACACATTCTTACCGAACATGATGTAAGGGTGTGTGTTAAAATATCTCTGTTTGTGGTTAAAAAAAAAGACATCGCAGACATTTAAGAATAATTGATTTCAAGGTGACTATTACACGTGGAAATATGTAACACATCTCTAAATCTAAAATATCATCCTCGATATCTAAAATTGCATATCAATTTGAAATGTGTGTTAGAAATAAGAATTAACTTAGAATTAGGAACTAAGATTGGATATAAGAATTAATTTCATCGGGAGAACCTTATTTCATTTTCAgagggtgtgtggaggtgtgtctccgacgaATCTCACGAGATTCGGTCGGTGCTGGTTTTCGGTGGATCTGCTTGGATCCAGTATTTTTTGTCGTCTACAGGTTGATTTCTTTCGACCTACATTTATTTTCATCGGCGACGGTTGTTGTTCTCGTGCGCTGGTTATGTGGGGTCTTAGCACGATAACTTTCCGACTGTCTagtgcaacaagttttgcccggctccgatgAGGGAAGGCGATGACGGCGATGCGCCTTCAACTCGCTCCAGTGATTGTGaacgtcgctaggtggtctatgaacaTAAATGTAATTTCTTTTGTTATTTTTGTGTTCTTCATACCGCCATGGCATGACGAACGGATCGAAAGTTTCATGAAAAAAAAAGTGGGCGTGTGATGGAAAGGACATGCAAGGCGACAACTCACGCCACGTTCGTTTGCTTGAAAAGGCCGGGCACCGTCATTTGCAATGGACGTTTCGTTTGTACTGAAAAAGAAAAGCTCCAACTGTCTTTTGCTTCGAGATTTAGCACAGATTGAGACGTGTTTCCTAAAACTGCACTGGCATCTCCTTAAAATACAAGGCCAAATGGCCAATACACGATTAACTATCATTTGACGCCGATAACAAGAAAGGCTCCTCCAACTCAAACAAGAaatagagaagaagaaaaaaaaaggataGGTTGCTGCTAAAATCGCACACAACTTGAGACTGCAGCTTCAGCTTGACGCCGCGCTAAGTTGAGTCGACAGAGATGTAACCCTGTCGGCCGGGAATTAGCCACACGTTACCATCGGTGCGAATGAGTTTACTACCACCACTACGCGCGGACAGCCACGCCAATTTGTCAACAGTGGAGCACCGCGGCATCGGCAAGGTGCGTGCATGCTCAGGTTCTCTGGAACTCCAGCTACTGGCCGGCCGCTATAAGTAGAGAGCGGTTCGGCCAGAACTTTTGCTTGTTTTCGCAAGCACTTGCCAGATGCATGCACCGGGCCGCTGACTAAACCACGTTGTGTGCGTAGATTCAGGAGGCCAACTAGCAAAGGTAAAACAGCACTGCTGACCTGAGCGTACGAAAGGCGGTTGGCCATAAGAGACTGGATTAGCATCGGTGACCATCGCACATACGCAAGCCCGTGCCAGAGCCTATCATTGGATCGCACGAACTAGAATTGTTAGGCAGCGATGCTTCAGGCCTCTTTGTAAAGCTAGTGTAGATGCTTGCCATACCGTTGTGTTCGGGCACGTAAATGGAGCAATCGCTTGTTTGGACGCCACACCATTGCCATATATAGGTTGACGTCATGGATGGCACGCAACTCAAGCGGGGGGGCGGGAGTAGTTTATGGCGCTGCGTTGGGAAATGGATCGATGGATTACTGCTCGTCAGGCTTTCCAGACCGTGCATGGGAAATGACGAGCTGTTATTTTACTTGAATGGCATAATAATTTACATTTCTACATAGCACAGCGGTGGAGCTCAGCGCATGCATGAGCATGATCGACTATGCCTATGCATGTCTAGCTGACGTTTATGGCAGCGCTGGTGTCGGGGACTCCTCGCCCTGGGGCGCCCACATCCACACCTTGAGCTCGCCCGCGCCATCTCCAGTGAAGAGAAGCCTCGATGGCCCTCCTTGGGAGAGTTCGATGGTCTTCACTTCTGTTTTGGAGGAGAGCGTGCCCATCTCCTCGAACCTGAAAGACGGGAACAAGTAATTGCAGGTTACTGGTGAGGAGGAAGCAGAGACAACTGACAGCGTGTTCTGAATGGCACTCACGATGGCAGGTCCAACAGGCGGACGCGGCTGCTCTTGTGGAGGGAGCAGAGCAGAACCGGCGTCTTTCCCGGACGATGCATGCCAAAGAGGGTGCGTAGCCCCTGCAAAGGAGGGTGGATGCAGGTTTAGCAACACTAGAAAGCAACTGATTAACTGTTGGAAAGGAAGTTCAGGAACAAACCATTGCCCCCAAGGACCATAACAAAGCAGAAAGTTTATCAAGGACACTAGCATCATGCACTACATCATAACAGAGCTTACAAACGTACACGGACAAACATGCTTCCAGGAAGAGAAATACTTGAGAAAGCCAATAACCGGACATCGGGACATTCAGACTTTCGTAGAACAAATTGCTCTGGTATTGCATCTAGTTCCTGCTGTATGAAGGTTCCTAACAATTCTGACGTTGCCGGTACACTTTTATTTGATCCTCCCATACTAACTCTTCAGTCAGGGAAACAGATGAGCTCAGCAGACTGATGACGTTGCTGATACTTACATATCTATTTCATACTCCCATACTAACTCTTCAGTCAGGGAAACAGATGAGCTCAGCAGACTGATGGGCTGATGGCAGCCATTCCCAAGAAAGAGAGCTTCTATTAGGCTCAAACCCTTTATCTGCTGCTCGATAGCACAAGATAAATTCCCAGCATACTAGGAAGAACACCTACTACGTGCCAGACATGTAACAAAGGCATACTGTGCAAACTATAATGCTTGACCGAATGCAGATGGAGTCACAACTTCCAGAAATGGAGACCTTCATGCACCGACAGCAATAACATCAGAAGATTGATCCAGCAATAATAACTATGAGAAAAATCTAACATTTGATTTGAGACAAGTTACTGCGACTACTGGAATTGTGGGATCACTTGAGAACAGATAGAAGCTGCTTAATCCAGTAACACATATCAAGTAGCTGCAAAGATCCTCCACTTGATTTTAGACAAGTAATTGTGACTAGGTTGAATTGTGGGATCAGTGAGAACAGATAGAAGCTGCTCAATCTACTAGCACATATCAAGCAAAAAAATTATAAATgaaataaagaaaaacaaaagtACGACAACATAGTTATATGTAGCAAGTGCAATTCAGTAAATTATTTTACACATAATCGTGCATATTCTCTGGCTAAAGATTAGCCTACTCATTCACCACGA
Coding sequences within:
- the LOC123074137 gene encoding cytokinin dehydrogenase 1: MAIVYVLLVALITAASHAPDGAHGQTWHGDLAALAAAGRLRSDPNATLAASTDFGNITAALPAAVLFPSSPADVAALLRAAHTTAAWPYTISFRGRGHSVMGQALAPGGVVVDMPSLGGPSSAARINVSADGQYVDAGGEQMWIDVLRATLERGVAPRSWTDYLHLTVGGTLSNAGISGQTYRHGPQISNALELDVITGYGEMVTCSKSLNADLFDAALGGLGQFGVIVRARIALEPAPTRARWARLVYTDFAAFSADQERLAAPGPDGAFGPMSYLEGAVYVNHSLAAGLKNSGGFFTDADVARIVAVAAARNATTVYVIETTLNYDSATAASVDQELSSVLATLRHEEGLAFVRDASYLEFLDRVHGEEVALDKIGLWRVPHPWLIVLVPRSRIADFDRGVFKGILQGTDIAGPLVVYPLNKSKWDDGMSAVTPAEEVFYAVSLLFSSVANDLKRLEAQNQKILRFCDLAGIGYKEYLGHYTAHGDWVRHFGSKWQRFVEMKDKYDPKRLLSPGQDIFNLLL